The Blattabacterium cuenoti genome includes the window ATTAGTAATTAACAACATATTATCAATTTTAGATCGTGAACAAGGAGGAATAGAAAATATAAAAAATAAAGGATTTAAAATTAATACACTATTTAAAATAGGTGAGGTAATCAAAATATTAGAAAATAAAAAATTATTCAAACAACAGGAATTATATTATATTAACAAATTTTTAAAACAAAAAAAGAATATTAAATATAAAAATAAAAGACTGTCTTATGAAGAAAAAAAAGAAAATATTTCTCATCCAATAGGAAAAAAACTTCTTGATATTACAATTAAAAAGAAAACTAACTTAATTTTTTCTGCAGATCTTATATATTCTAATCAAATTTTGAATTTAGCACATTTAATAGGAGATCTAATTTGTGTATTAAAACTGCATGTTGATATTATTCGTGATTTTTCATATTCTTTTATTCAAAAACTAAAAAAAATTGCTATAGAAAAAAATTTTTTAATATTTGAGGATAAAAAATTATGTGATGTTGGATACACAAATTACTTACAATTACATCATGGAATACATAAAATTTCTTCATGGGCAGATATTGTGTCTACACATCTTATTGCAGGAGAAAATAGCATAAATAATTTATATATTCCATATACTATGGCATTAGTCACTATATCTGAAATGTCATCTTATGAAAGAATCTCTGATAATCAATTTGTAATAAAATCTTTAAATATTTCTTTGAGAAATTCTACAGTCATTGGGACTGTTGCACAAAGAAAAGTAGATGATAGATTATTATTATTTACACCAGGAATTTTATTATCATCTACTCATCTTAGTAATAATAATAATCAACATTTATCATATATTACTCCTTATCAAGCTATAACACAATATAAAAGCGATTTTATTATAGTCGGAAAAGCAATTTATAAATCTAAATATCCAACATTTTTTGCAAAAAAATATAGATATGAAGGATGGAAAGCATATCAAAATGACTTTTAAAAAAAAATATTTTTTATTTATATGATAGTAATGAATATAAATTTATTTTATAATTTTAAAATAAACCTCGATATAAAAAAGCGTTGAATACAGTTTGAAAATATGAAATGGATAAATTCATTAGTTAGTTGTTTCATGATATTGTTTAGTATTATCGATATTTTAGGTAATGCTCCTATTATTATGGGA containing:
- the pyrE gene encoding orotate phosphoribosyltransferase; translation: MKEKEQFVLKIYNLGIMKFGNFTLKSGYSSPIYIDFRPIASKPNLLIKLSDLLLHTISYYNFELICGVPYAALPIATTLSIRSNIPLIIKRKDNKGYGTQKMIEGIYKKGQNCLLIEDVITSGDSLLNTAEGLKKEGLVINNILSILDREQGGIENIKNKGFKINTLFKIGEVIKILENKKLFKQQELYYINKFLKQKKNIKYKNKRLSYEEKKENISHPIGKKLLDITIKKKTNLIFSADLIYSNQILNLAHLIGDLICVLKLHVDIIRDFSYSFIQKLKKIAIEKNFLIFEDKKLCDVGYTNYLQLHHGIHKISSWADIVSTHLIAGENSINNLYIPYTMALVTISEMSSYERISDNQFVIKSLNISLRNSTVIGTVAQRKVDDRLLLFTPGILLSSTHLSNNNNQHLSYITPYQAITQYKSDFIIVGKAIYKSKYPTFFAKKYRYEGWKAYQNDF